In the genome of Mytilus edulis chromosome 14, xbMytEdul2.2, whole genome shotgun sequence, the window ATTGGAATGGTGGAAGGTTTTGACTTTGATTCATATTGTTGTTaggtaaacaaataaatacagaAAGAAGAATAATGTCTTTACTATAGGCATACACTAACTGCTAATTGTTTATACAATAGTTTAACGTTTACACATATTTGACCAAATATGATCTGAAGTTTTATTCCAAACTTATAATTTCTTGTTTTGTCTTTGACGAGCATATCaggaaattgttttatttcatatttaggTTTCCTAGCGCATACATTTTATTGTGCATACCAATTTGCATCTCTACTAAAAATGAAGGGaaggaaataaaacaacaacaaattactaaCAGGGtctcaattttgttttaataagatAACAACAAgtgttataatttcaaatttatttctgagtaacgattttttttaattttcctcgtagttcagtattATTGCGATTTTCCTTTTtccaaatatacatgatatattatacaaCATGATCTGgcttgaataaataaaataacaccatACTAGCGCTACATCTGTATGAGGCAGGCTTTGTATTTGATTCGCCAGTCACAACCAAATGTAGTCATCATCACCATTTTAAAATGTCCTTATACAGGCAATTGTGTGATTGTAATTATGCATTTCCTAATATACCGATAATTAATAATTGCATTAAAAGGAAGTTGTGGTCAACTTATAAAGTATAACGTAAAAATGTTCTCTTGTGGTATTTTTTAGTATGATGTTGAAAAAAGACGACATAACATATTTGCTGAAATCAAGAAAATGTTTCAACAAACGCCATTAGAGCAGCATTTGGTGATTGAAGATCAGATATTTGTCAACGCTAAAGACGAAAATGATCGAGAAATGGGGAAGATAAAGAAGATTATCATGAGCGAATCAGAGAGGCAACCAACATGGGGTGAACTACTTCCAAAATGCTTTATCCCTTTAGAGTTAGAATTTGCATCGCTTATCAGACGCAACAttcccttgataaccttagaGCACCTACAGAAAATAAACGCATTGCAGCCTATAAGACCGTTGTCAGAAGATGAGTTGAAGGTTTTTCTGAAATTTCAACATTCAATTGGCAAGTTACTGTACTTTGATGAACCTAAATTGGACGACCGTATTATTTTGTCTCCAACCCTTCTCATTGATGCCTTTAAATCAATTGTTACAGACAAGCAGTTTTGCAAAGGAGAcaaaaaaagagaagaaatgtGGGATGCAATGGGAACGAAAGGCGTGGTTTCAAAATACGCAATAGACAGCGTTTGGAAGAGAAGGAAATATGCAAAATTCAACACAGACAAAGATCATCTGTTAACTGTTATGACCCATCTGGACATATTGGTAGAACCAAAGAGGTACGATAGTAGCCGAATGCGTATACCTGCAGACTTTTACTATGTTGCAAGTATGGTACGAGGTAGTGATGATTCCGGATACCTCCATTCAGCCGACATCACACAACGAAATATTGCCATAGCTTTTCAATCGACATCATTGATGATACCTCCTGCCTTATCCTTCAGATTTATAAGTTACTGCTTATCTGTCTGGTCGGTAAAGAGACACAGAGAGACCAATAGGGAAATGCTGTTCCACAGGTCAGGAGTGTTTACAATAGATTCTTCCCTAGATATGTATATTCTTTGCGAAGATGACAAGATGATTGTCCGTCTTGTTCATGCCAGAACAAACGCACTCATAATGAGGGATCTTGCTTCCAGTATCAATGAATGTTTAACATCTGCCTTGGAAAAAATAAGTCAGCTGTATATAAGAACCAACAGTGATCAGAGTGACAACAGTGACGCATCCTTTGTGACCAGGATATGTTGTAACTCACCAGATAAACCATGCATCTTACCATTCGAAAATCTTGCAAATGTCGACAAAATCTGGATATGTCCTGCTCATGGCATTGCACACCCAATACACACTATCAAATCGTGGATACCAGAAAAGGTAAGAATCGTACAAAAATGCAATTAGatacagaaaacagaaaacaatttgtGTGAACTTACATATACCACACAATCATTTTGACAATAGTTAACTACTTAAGTGATGCAAATATAAAGGTATGAATAAAACAGAAGCCATTATATTATGATAGTTTTCTTTAACGATTTGAGCGTATACAATTACATaaggtacatgtatgtttatgttCATTATACATGTCATAAGTTACGTATGCATACTTTTCGCTATGTCTGTAAAAATGCtaaaatgtgtttaatttttcgtgatatacaaataatatttaaaagctTTATTTCGTTAAAGTATATAAAgcaaatatatgtatttttactTCTAACAGGAGGAGGACGGATGTGAGCCGGGGTGTCCAGGTATTGtattatcatgaataatataGTGTAATGTTCttataaaaatgtcataaaaattgGTTTACGATTTTTGATAGTCAAActgaatgggtttttttttaaattgttaattataATGTAATATAAAGCGTAAGTTCCTCATTTTCTTCTTCAACCATTTGAAGATATGTACTCCAATTCAATTGATATAATTGGAAAGCAAATCAGTTTGCACTTGTCTTTTACATGAATGAAGCAACAACCTTGTTATGATGTAACACGTAAACATATCTGTGTTATCAAATTATGATCTAAGTTTCAATTGTACTTGGACAAAGGATGTTTCATAAGATAAAAAGCATATACTTATTCCCAAAATACAAGCATTTTACAGACGTTGTTAAAATCAACTGACATGACTGTCGT includes:
- the LOC139503968 gene encoding uncharacterized protein, whose product is MFQQTPLEQHLVIEDQIFVNAKDENDREMGKIKKIIMSESERQPTWGELLPKCFIPLELEFASLIRRNIPLITLEHLQKINALQPIRPLSEDELKVFLKFQHSIGKLLYFDEPKLDDRIILSPTLLIDAFKSIVTDKQFCKGDKKREEMWDAMGTKGVVSKYAIDSVWKRRKYAKFNTDKDHLLTVMTHLDILVEPKRYDSSRMRIPADFYYVASMVRGSDDSGYLHSADITQRNIAIAFQSTSLMIPPALSFRFISYCLSVWSVKRHRETNREMLFHRSGVFTIDSSLDMYILCEDDKMIVRLVHARTNALIMRDLASSINECLTSALEKISQLYIRTNSDQSDNSDASFVTRICCNSPDKPCILPFENLANVDKIWICPAHGIAHPIHTIKSWIPEKEEDGCEPGCPVTNEEFLKELPTDLHLRRLSVMYSSNTVRDLAIHLGLSVTDVDNTVNTGDPKLWNFEVFRQCRDSHAVTFEDIKRAITAAGKGHIHTLCKLVKGDFIGYDREPEKWDVVPTEEHIDRLVPLVGNKSLPLLIELGMDFHTWERISHKQNERDLVRLNKDILEEWSNKFCRMHSLKPTLRTIAQSFSNIGKNVKIVENALLDLF